In a genomic window of bacterium:
- a CDS encoding NAD(P)/FAD-dependent oxidoreductase → MRAEHFDVLIVGAGLSGVGTAVHLRRECPTKTFAILEGRQSMGGTWDLFRYPGIRSDSDMHTLGYDFKPWRQAKAIADGPSILDYVKETAAEYGIDAHIRYGHRATRATWSSGDAAWTVEVQREGGETTRFTCNVLLMCAGYYSYRQGHAPEFAGRERFRGTIVHPQQWPEDLDYRGKRVVVIGSGATAMTLVPAMSRDAAHVTMLQRSPTYVVSRPDRDVIANALRRILPETWAYAITRWKNTALQQFFYGRTRTHPEQVKQKLLDMVRKELGPDYDVETHFTPRYNPWDQRLCLVPNSDLFVALRSGKAEVVTDHIAAFTETGIQLQSGRTLDADVVVTATGLELVVLGEMQFAVDGAPVDFSRTWTYKGMMYSDVPNLVCTFGYINASWTLRADLTAHWTCRVLNHMDAKGARRVVPRLRPGDADMPARAWIDDFSSGYMQRVMHLFPKQGNREPWLNPQNYRRDKKMIHTSALEDGALVFDDPTAIAARAVPPARAVG, encoded by the coding sequence ATGCGAGCAGAGCACTTCGACGTCCTCATCGTCGGCGCCGGTCTCTCCGGCGTCGGCACCGCCGTCCACCTCCGCCGGGAGTGCCCGACGAAGACGTTCGCCATCCTCGAGGGACGGCAATCGATGGGCGGCACCTGGGATCTGTTCCGCTATCCCGGCATCCGCTCGGACAGCGACATGCACACGCTCGGCTACGACTTCAAACCGTGGCGCCAGGCGAAGGCCATCGCCGACGGCCCGTCGATCCTCGACTACGTGAAGGAGACGGCGGCCGAGTACGGCATCGACGCGCACATCCGCTACGGCCATCGCGCCACCCGGGCGACGTGGTCGAGCGGCGACGCCGCCTGGACGGTCGAGGTGCAGCGCGAAGGCGGCGAGACGACGCGCTTCACCTGCAACGTGCTCCTCATGTGCGCGGGCTACTACAGCTACCGCCAGGGGCACGCGCCGGAGTTCGCCGGGCGCGAGCGCTTCCGCGGCACGATCGTGCATCCGCAGCAGTGGCCGGAGGACCTCGACTACCGCGGCAAGCGCGTCGTCGTGATCGGCTCCGGCGCCACCGCCATGACGCTCGTCCCGGCGATGTCGCGCGACGCCGCGCACGTGACCATGCTCCAGCGCTCGCCGACCTACGTGGTGTCGCGGCCCGATCGTGACGTGATCGCGAACGCGCTGCGCCGGATCCTGCCCGAGACGTGGGCCTATGCGATCACGCGCTGGAAGAACACGGCGCTGCAGCAGTTCTTCTACGGCCGCACGCGCACGCACCCCGAGCAGGTGAAGCAGAAGCTGCTCGACATGGTGCGCAAGGAGCTCGGCCCCGACTACGACGTCGAGACCCACTTCACGCCGCGCTACAACCCGTGGGACCAGCGTCTCTGCCTGGTGCCGAACAGCGACCTCTTCGTCGCGCTGCGCTCGGGGAAGGCCGAGGTGGTGACCGACCACATCGCCGCCTTCACCGAGACCGGCATCCAGCTGCAATCGGGCCGCACGCTCGATGCCGACGTCGTCGTCACGGCGACGGGCCTCGAGCTGGTCGTGCTCGGCGAGATGCAGTTCGCGGTCGACGGCGCGCCCGTCGATTTCAGCCGGACCTGGACCTACAAGGGCATGATGTACTCGGACGTGCCGAACCTCGTCTGCACGTTCGGCTACATCAACGCCTCGTGGACGCTGCGCGCCGACCTCACGGCGCACTGGACCTGCCGTGTGCTGAACCACATGGACGCGAAGGGCGCCCGCCGCGTCGTGCCGCGCCTGCGCCCGGGCGACGCCGACATGCCGGCGCGCGCGTGGATCGACGACTTCTCGTCCGGCTACATGCAGCGGGTGATGCACCTGTTCCCGAAGCAGGGGAACCGCGAGCCGTGGCTCAACCCGCAGAACTACCGGCGCGACAAGAAGATGATCCACACGAGCGCGCTCGAGGACGGGGCGCTCGTCTTCGACGATCCCACGGCCATCGCCGCCCGCGCGGTGCCGCCCGCCCGCGCGGTCGGGTAG
- a CDS encoding RNA methyltransferase, which translates to MALLVAVASATDPRLAPYRSLRAHDRRERDGLFVAETREVVLQLLAGRRFTPHSVLTTEAALPGLAAALDAHADLPVLVAPLDVVKAVVGFDFHRGCLALGTRRAPYTLDALRASQPRRLVVLEDVSNPDNVGGVFRAAHTLGADAVLCGGATSDPLYRKVVRVSMGAVLHLPYATVADTAAALACLRADGVSILALVSRDGDDVTGVAPPARWAVVVGNEGTGLSAASRALADRRVRIAMVPGVDSLNATVACAIALHRLA; encoded by the coding sequence ATGGCGCTGCTCGTCGCCGTCGCGAGCGCGACCGACCCACGCCTCGCGCCGTACCGCTCGCTGCGCGCCCACGACCGCCGCGAGCGCGACGGCCTCTTCGTCGCCGAGACGCGCGAGGTGGTGCTCCAGCTGCTCGCCGGCCGCCGCTTCACCCCCCACTCCGTGCTCACGACCGAGGCGGCGCTGCCCGGGCTGGCCGCGGCGCTCGACGCGCATGCCGACCTGCCGGTGCTGGTGGCACCGCTCGACGTCGTCAAGGCGGTCGTCGGCTTCGACTTCCACCGCGGCTGCCTGGCGCTGGGGACGCGGCGCGCGCCCTACACGCTCGACGCGCTCCGCGCCTCGCAGCCGCGACGCCTGGTGGTGCTCGAGGACGTCTCCAACCCCGACAACGTCGGCGGCGTGTTCCGTGCCGCGCATACCCTCGGCGCGGACGCCGTCCTCTGCGGCGGCGCCACCAGCGACCCGCTCTACCGCAAGGTCGTGCGCGTCTCGATGGGCGCGGTGCTGCACCTGCCCTACGCCACCGTCGCCGACACCGCCGCGGCCCTCGCCTGCCTGCGCGCCGACGGCGTGTCGATCCTGGCCCTCGTCAGCCGCGACGGCGACGACGTGACCGGCGTCGCCCCGCCGGCCCGCTGGGCCGTCGTCGTCGGCAACGAGGGCACCGGGCTGTCGGCGGCGAGCCGCGCCCTGGCCGACCGCCGCGTGCGCATCGCGATGGTGCCGGGCGTCGACTCGCTGAACGCGACCGTCGCGTGCGCCATCGCCCTGCACCGTCTCGCCTGA
- a CDS encoding PaaI family thioesterase gives MADARRYALEPFFGPGRPEFTQHIPHCKRIGIEVVETGPGAATVRLPWRDELIGDPQRGVVFGGVITTLLDHASGLAAACALEELKPIATLDLRINYLRAATPKHALVGRVECYKVTRHVAFVRGAAWDASPDDPFATMVATMMLGAHDRMSPLMRAARDAR, from the coding sequence ATGGCAGATGCGCGGCGGTACGCCCTCGAGCCCTTCTTCGGTCCCGGCCGGCCCGAGTTCACGCAGCACATCCCGCACTGCAAGCGGATCGGCATCGAGGTCGTCGAGACGGGACCCGGCGCGGCGACGGTGCGCCTGCCGTGGCGCGACGAGCTGATCGGCGACCCGCAGCGCGGCGTCGTGTTCGGCGGCGTCATCACGACGCTGCTCGACCACGCCTCGGGGCTCGCCGCGGCCTGCGCCCTCGAGGAGCTGAAGCCCATCGCCACCCTCGACCTGCGCATCAACTACCTGCGCGCCGCGACGCCGAAGCACGCCCTCGTGGGGCGCGTCGAGTGCTACAAGGTGACGCGCCACGTCGCCTTCGTGCGTGGCGCGGCCTGGGACGCGTCGCCCGACGATCCATTCGCGACGATGGTGGCGACCATGATGCTGGGCGCCCACGACCGCATGAGCCCGCTCATGCGAGCTGCGCGCGACGCACGCTGA
- a CDS encoding alpha/beta hydrolase yields MPEFSERFFRSGTLRIHVRDWGDARLPPLVIVHGLRDHSHSFDDLARALCDHFHVLALDLRGHGDSETTPWYGFGHFILDVHNLIRALRLQKPILVGHSMGGEIVATYAGSFPDVPSKVVCIEGLGPPPPVMAHEVKWMIDTFGRIDRALTGQPGLADLDAAYERLRQRNPRLPEAKARELALLGTRAREDGTLEWKFDAMLATLGMHGPYNVEWTMAFWRRITAPTLIVHGSESGEFWRGTPGAIYLDPDDLARRLACFAHHRFVEIPGAGHMVHFDRPAELVAAIRGFLSGDAA; encoded by the coding sequence ATGCCCGAGTTCAGCGAGCGCTTCTTCCGCAGCGGTACGCTGCGCATCCACGTCCGCGACTGGGGCGACGCCCGCCTGCCCCCGCTGGTGATCGTCCACGGGCTGCGCGACCACTCGCACTCCTTCGACGACCTCGCCCGCGCGCTCTGCGACCACTTCCACGTCCTCGCGCTCGATCTCCGCGGCCACGGCGACAGCGAGACGACGCCCTGGTACGGCTTCGGGCACTTCATCCTCGACGTCCACAACCTGATCCGCGCGCTGCGCCTGCAGAAACCGATCCTCGTCGGCCACTCGATGGGCGGCGAGATCGTCGCCACCTACGCCGGCAGCTTTCCCGACGTCCCGTCGAAGGTCGTGTGCATCGAGGGGCTCGGCCCGCCGCCGCCGGTCATGGCGCACGAGGTCAAGTGGATGATCGACACCTTCGGGCGCATCGACCGTGCGCTCACCGGTCAGCCCGGCCTCGCCGACCTCGACGCCGCCTACGAGCGTCTCCGCCAGCGGAACCCGCGGCTGCCCGAGGCGAAGGCGCGCGAGCTGGCGCTGCTCGGCACGCGCGCCCGCGAGGACGGCACGCTCGAATGGAAGTTCGACGCCATGCTCGCGACGCTCGGCATGCACGGCCCGTACAACGTCGAGTGGACGATGGCCTTCTGGCGCCGTATCACCGCGCCGACGCTGATCGTGCACGGCAGCGAGTCGGGCGAGTTCTGGCGCGGCACGCCGGGCGCGATCTACCTCGATCCCGACGATCTCGCGCGTCGCCTCGCCTGCTTCGCGCATCACCGCTTCGTCGAGATCCCCGGCGCCGGCCACATGGTGCACTTCGACCGGCCGGCGGAGCTGGTCGCGGCGATCCGGGGCTTCCTCTCCGGCGACGCGGCCTGA